A genomic stretch from Elusimicrobiota bacterium includes:
- a CDS encoding C40 family peptidase produces MGQARSPRHEVVLAAALALALSGCAGAQRRGATRRPIPPLAKAVVRTAKSYLPEEEKGRKLPKDCSDYVHAVFKENGIELPRTSLEMARRGEPLASSGDLQMGDLVFFSGSKPSSTVGHIGIYVNNGIFIHFAKEETGVTMESMYSDYYRKRYLKARRVIP; encoded by the coding sequence ATGGGCCAAGCTCGAAGCCCGCGGCACGAAGTAGTCCTCGCCGCGGCCCTCGCGCTGGCGCTGAGCGGCTGCGCCGGCGCCCAGCGGCGAGGCGCGACGCGCCGCCCCATCCCCCCTCTCGCGAAGGCCGTCGTGCGCACGGCCAAGTCCTACCTCCCCGAGGAAGAAAAGGGCCGCAAGCTGCCGAAGGACTGCTCGGACTACGTGCACGCGGTCTTCAAGGAGAACGGCATCGAGCTCCCTCGCACCTCGCTCGAGATGGCCCGCCGCGGAGAGCCCCTCGCCTCTTCCGGCGACCTCCAGATGGGCGACCTGGTCTTCTTCTCCGGTTCGAAGCCCTCGAGCACGGTCGGGCACATCGGCATCTACGTGAACAACGGGATCTTCATCCACTTCGCCAAGGAAGAGACCGGCGTGACGATGGAAAGCATGTATAGCGATTACTATCGTAAACGATACCTGAAGGCCCGTCGGGTCATCCCCTAG
- a CDS encoding PD-(D/E)XK nuclease family protein, with protein sequence MATIHRRASLFSLPLLLLSALSTAVSAQQTRTQVAPVAPGAASGIAGIAAAQALKTPDLGLKIGNLAPTLMLPQTPLLRPSALTLPAALPAGMANVNAAPTNGAAAVSAQMQDAAAVVPAASSVRSIISADPGAAPMEKSERVDTRSLLARILPKLDFSAFSPAKLKDMSSTSAREAGGRLMDRVLGLKSAARTNGVADVSADAAAPAAAHPAAKLEKPFDPLNRPYTNFRLNMFENDPEAYALTFLFGVEESGSKGYELLVGLAVHETLEHIYTWVKEGAPGKDITLEKVLAEYAASWDRNLKAGHYRSRTDFKPSEYKRRGIDFITRRFQALAPFDKGQILGLEERVLWTMKDPVTGKSYDFKGKIDRLMVEDGAVVIHDWKTHFNPPSIRQLQQGDYQLGLYALGLARSRPDLLQGRRIKLVWDFKEFSQEIVVDEAYLQRVEAKIFDVLRRMDNFTERVQAERAEWLKRLKPEARPSGLVEARAAADRIGVLDGEIGDKGGELKKLRAEYDRLEEAVLRYAKGNKLSSVAGRKRTLSISEKSSRGLPTKSDDSEGYEAVVAALKAAGRWEEFSSVDLAALKRMAEVRGGDDGALFEKLRELLGTGFSHSIEAELRDDAPRRGGSVKVKDGPAVQERPEMDAMPGLLSPTQLATFLADRDDYVKRYLLGRRADAGAKPMGMLAGSSIHETVEQLFTWIKGGRPISEIQIADLLKVFEQRWKALRDTADYRPEGKLTATDYKRGARNYLRGIWKRMYPFEQGRTVYLESRMHFDLTDPETGRVYRFQGIADRIMIDGDTVVIRDWKSHYVPPSDEEVRAKDYQLGLYVLAMHQLYPDLMKGRKARLIWDFKDKSTVIEVDDAYIADLKTRLFKILRGMDALGIEVRKDRAAWEERLLPPDLPKNKTEAGRRVDRMGELSAHMDKLKAEVDALKAERAEHEAALIDFTRRTGRVVVDGKRFDARLIKTGVTTVPTKTADREAHEKVAAILKASGAWEKYSSLNYAALKKALSDPKNPDKALLKVLEPLMKDLVKVEASLSEISRASAAAKPAKTSKSKK encoded by the coding sequence ATGGCCACGATCCACCGTCGTGCGTCCCTCTTCTCACTCCCCCTTCTCCTCCTGTCGGCGCTGAGTACGGCCGTCTCCGCCCAGCAGACGAGGACACAGGTCGCCCCGGTCGCTCCCGGCGCGGCCTCGGGCATCGCCGGCATCGCCGCCGCCCAGGCGCTCAAGACCCCGGACCTGGGCCTCAAGATCGGGAACCTCGCCCCGACCCTGATGCTCCCGCAGACCCCTCTCCTCCGTCCCTCCGCCCTTACACTCCCCGCGGCTCTCCCCGCGGGAATGGCGAACGTGAACGCGGCCCCGACCAACGGGGCCGCGGCCGTTTCCGCCCAGATGCAGGACGCGGCGGCCGTCGTTCCCGCCGCGTCGTCCGTGCGCTCGATCATCTCCGCCGACCCGGGAGCTGCTCCGATGGAGAAGAGCGAGCGCGTCGACACGCGCTCGCTCCTCGCCCGCATCCTCCCGAAGCTCGACTTCTCCGCCTTCTCCCCCGCGAAGCTCAAGGACATGTCCTCGACCTCCGCCCGCGAGGCCGGCGGGCGCCTCATGGACCGCGTGCTCGGGCTCAAGAGCGCCGCGCGCACCAACGGGGTCGCCGACGTCTCCGCGGACGCCGCGGCTCCGGCCGCCGCGCACCCGGCCGCCAAGCTCGAGAAGCCCTTCGACCCTCTCAACCGCCCCTACACGAACTTCCGTCTCAACATGTTCGAGAACGACCCCGAGGCCTACGCGCTGACCTTCCTCTTCGGCGTCGAGGAGTCCGGCTCGAAGGGCTACGAGCTGCTCGTCGGACTGGCGGTGCACGAGACCCTCGAGCACATCTACACCTGGGTCAAGGAGGGCGCTCCGGGCAAGGACATCACCCTCGAGAAGGTCCTCGCGGAATACGCCGCCTCCTGGGACCGCAACCTCAAGGCCGGCCATTACCGCTCCCGCACCGACTTCAAACCCAGCGAGTACAAGCGCCGCGGCATCGACTTCATCACCCGCCGCTTCCAGGCCCTCGCCCCCTTCGACAAGGGCCAGATCCTCGGCCTCGAGGAGCGCGTGCTCTGGACGATGAAGGACCCCGTCACCGGCAAGAGCTACGACTTCAAGGGCAAGATCGACCGGCTCATGGTCGAGGACGGCGCCGTCGTCATCCACGACTGGAAGACCCACTTCAACCCGCCGAGCATACGCCAGCTCCAGCAGGGCGACTATCAGCTCGGGCTCTACGCGCTGGGCCTCGCCCGCTCGCGCCCGGACCTCCTCCAGGGCCGCAGGATCAAGCTGGTCTGGGACTTCAAGGAGTTCTCCCAGGAGATCGTCGTCGACGAGGCCTACCTCCAGCGCGTCGAGGCGAAGATCTTCGACGTCCTGCGCCGCATGGACAACTTCACCGAGCGGGTCCAGGCCGAGCGCGCCGAGTGGCTCAAGCGCCTGAAGCCCGAGGCGCGGCCCTCCGGCCTCGTCGAGGCCCGCGCCGCGGCCGACCGCATCGGAGTCCTCGACGGCGAGATCGGCGACAAGGGCGGCGAGCTCAAGAAGCTCCGCGCCGAGTACGACCGCCTCGAGGAGGCGGTCCTGCGCTATGCGAAGGGCAACAAACTCTCCTCGGTCGCCGGCCGCAAGCGGACACTCTCCATCTCCGAAAAGTCCTCCCGCGGCCTGCCCACCAAGAGCGACGACTCCGAGGGCTACGAGGCCGTCGTGGCCGCGCTGAAGGCCGCCGGCCGCTGGGAGGAGTTCTCCTCCGTCGACCTCGCCGCGCTCAAGCGCATGGCCGAGGTCCGCGGCGGCGACGACGGCGCGCTCTTCGAGAAGCTGCGCGAGCTCCTGGGAACGGGCTTCTCGCACTCCATCGAAGCCGAACTCCGCGACGACGCGCCGCGACGCGGCGGAAGCGTCAAGGTCAAGGACGGCCCCGCGGTCCAGGAGCGTCCGGAGATGGACGCGATGCCCGGACTGCTCTCGCCGACTCAGCTGGCGACCTTCCTCGCCGACCGCGACGACTACGTGAAGCGCTACCTCCTGGGCCGCCGCGCGGACGCGGGGGCCAAGCCCATGGGCATGCTCGCCGGCTCCTCCATCCACGAGACCGTCGAGCAGCTCTTCACCTGGATCAAGGGAGGCCGCCCGATCTCCGAGATCCAGATCGCCGACCTCCTCAAGGTCTTCGAGCAGCGCTGGAAGGCCCTGCGCGACACCGCCGACTACCGCCCGGAGGGGAAGCTCACCGCGACCGACTACAAGCGCGGCGCCCGCAACTACCTGCGCGGGATCTGGAAGCGGATGTATCCCTTCGAGCAGGGGCGCACCGTCTACCTCGAGAGCCGCATGCACTTCGACCTCACCGATCCCGAGACCGGCCGCGTCTACCGCTTCCAGGGGATCGCCGACCGCATCATGATCGACGGCGACACGGTCGTCATCCGCGACTGGAAGTCCCACTACGTCCCCCCCTCCGACGAGGAGGTCCGGGCGAAGGACTACCAGCTCGGGCTCTACGTCCTGGCGATGCACCAGCTCTACCCCGACCTCATGAAGGGCCGCAAGGCGCGGCTCATCTGGGACTTCAAGGACAAGTCCACCGTCATCGAGGTCGACGACGCCTACATCGCGGACCTCAAGACGCGCCTCTTCAAGATCCTGCGCGGGATGGACGCCCTCGGCATCGAGGTGCGCAAGGACCGCGCCGCCTGGGAGGAGCGCCTCCTCCCGCCCGACCTCCCCAAGAACAAGACCGAGGCCGGCCGCCGCGTCGACAGGATGGGAGAGCTCTCCGCCCACATGGACAAGCTCAAAGCCGAGGTCGACGCGCTCAAGGCCGAGCGGGCCGAGCATGAGGCCGCCCTCATCGACTTCACCCGCCGCACCGGGCGCGTCGTCGTCGACGGCAAGCGCTTCGACGCCCGCCTGATCAAGACCGGCGTCACAACCGTGCCGACCAAGACCGCCGACCGCGAGGCCCACGAGAAGGTGGCCGCGATCCTCAAGGCGTCCGGGGCCTGGGAGAAGTACTCGTCGCTCAACTACGCCGCGCTCAAGAAGGCGCTCTCGGACCCGAAGAATCCGGACAAGGCGCTGCTCAAGGTCCTCGAGCCGCTCATGAAGGACCTCGTGAAGGTCGAGGCCTCCCTCTCTGAGATCTCGAGGGCGTCCGCGGCGGCGAAGCCGGCCAAGACGTCGAAGTCGAAGAAATAG
- a CDS encoding cysteine rich repeat-containing protein, with product MTALRTLAALLLLCAGAAAAEPQPAPQGDAACKADAEKFCKDVTPGKGRLILCLKAHDDKLAPECRERLKKGAEEMRERRSKAKEACQEDVDKFCKSVDPGKDVLACLKEHAAELSASCQKVREDAQARMKELKERQEKVKTACKGDLDKFCKGVEAGGGRLAKCLKEHEAELSESCRALKPHKDEKERPLPKETK from the coding sequence ATGACCGCTCTCAGGACGCTCGCGGCGCTTCTGCTGCTCTGCGCCGGCGCCGCCGCGGCCGAGCCGCAGCCGGCTCCGCAGGGCGACGCCGCCTGCAAGGCCGACGCCGAGAAGTTCTGCAAGGACGTCACACCGGGCAAGGGCCGCCTCATCCTCTGCCTGAAGGCCCACGACGACAAGCTCGCTCCGGAGTGCCGCGAACGGCTCAAGAAGGGCGCCGAAGAGATGCGCGAGCGCAGGAGCAAGGCCAAGGAGGCCTGCCAGGAAGACGTCGACAAGTTCTGCAAGAGCGTCGACCCGGGCAAGGATGTCCTCGCATGCCTCAAGGAGCATGCCGCCGAGCTCTCCGCTTCCTGCCAAAAAGTCCGCGAAGACGCTCAGGCCCGCATGAAGGAACTCAAGGAGCGCCAGGAGAAGGTCAAGACCGCCTGCAAAGGCGACCTCGACAAGTTCTGCAAGGGCGTCGAAGCCGGCGGGGGCCGCCTCGCGAAGTGCCTCAAGGAACACGAGGCGGAGCTCTCCGAGTCCTGCCGCGCTCTAAAGCCCCACAAGGACGAGAAAGAGAGGCCGCTCCCCAAAGAGACGAAATAA
- a CDS encoding ribonuclease Z, translating into MSAELVVLGSGALEPAAGEAVRLPAGCAVRLDARILLFDLGFGCLRQLARAGLDACAVTDAFFTHRHPDHVGDLPALIFHLNYVRPPRGGVLRVHGPRGFASFVERLTRAHHPWLRPRGWRLQVRELEEPARAQGRGFIVLGREVPHTTEAMAYRLECPAGTFCCTGDTGPDEGLAAFARDADLLLIECSQADGPAAARRAQGHLTVSQALAIARAARARRTLLTHLSPDSERALGRVRLRRGAEFLARDLLRMPLSRP; encoded by the coding sequence GTGAGCGCGGAGCTCGTCGTTCTCGGTTCCGGGGCGCTCGAGCCCGCCGCGGGCGAGGCGGTCCGCCTCCCCGCCGGCTGCGCGGTGCGCCTGGACGCGCGCATCCTCCTCTTCGACCTCGGCTTCGGCTGCCTGCGCCAGCTCGCGCGCGCGGGGCTCGACGCCTGCGCGGTCACCGACGCCTTCTTCACTCATCGCCACCCCGACCACGTCGGGGACCTGCCCGCGCTGATCTTCCACCTCAACTACGTCCGTCCTCCCCGGGGGGGCGTCCTGCGCGTCCACGGCCCGCGGGGGTTCGCGAGCTTCGTCGAGCGCCTCACGCGCGCCCACCATCCCTGGCTGAGGCCGCGCGGCTGGCGCCTGCAGGTCCGCGAGCTCGAGGAGCCCGCGCGGGCGCAGGGCCGCGGCTTCATCGTGCTCGGACGGGAGGTCCCGCACACCACCGAGGCCATGGCTTACCGGCTCGAATGCCCGGCGGGAACCTTCTGCTGCACCGGAGACACCGGGCCCGACGAGGGGCTCGCCGCCTTCGCCCGGGACGCCGACCTCCTCCTCATCGAGTGCTCTCAGGCCGACGGGCCTGCCGCCGCCCGGCGCGCGCAGGGACACCTGACGGTCTCCCAGGCGCTCGCCATCGCCCGCGCCGCGCGCGCTCGGCGCACGCTGCTCACGCACCTGAGCCCCGATTCCGAGCGCGCCCTCGGCCGCGTCCGTCTGCGCCGCGGGGCGGAGTTCCTCGCGCGGGACCTTCTGCGCATGCCGCTCTCCCGGCCTTGA
- a CDS encoding peptidylprolyl isomerase, with protein MRRPVLLAAGLLFFSGCGCFESGPPKARKGSWVKVEYSVEVDGREVDSTRGRGAVEFQTGKGKMLVGLEEGLYGLRAGEEKTLLLPPEKAYGLRDPAAVQRIPRARFGEQASQLRPGVNVQGLRNGRFVTARVVEADARDVALDFNHPYAGKTLKIRLKVLSVEPPSRRKRA; from the coding sequence ATGAGGCGGCCGGTCCTTCTCGCGGCCGGCCTCCTCTTTTTTTCCGGATGCGGCTGCTTCGAGAGCGGACCGCCCAAGGCCCGCAAGGGCTCCTGGGTGAAGGTCGAATACTCCGTCGAGGTGGACGGACGCGAAGTGGACAGCACGCGCGGCCGCGGTGCCGTCGAGTTCCAGACCGGGAAAGGGAAGATGCTCGTCGGGCTCGAGGAGGGCCTCTACGGCCTGCGGGCCGGCGAGGAGAAGACGCTCCTGCTGCCGCCCGAGAAGGCCTACGGGCTCCGGGACCCGGCGGCCGTCCAGCGCATCCCGCGCGCGCGCTTCGGCGAGCAGGCCTCCCAGCTCCGGCCCGGGGTCAACGTCCAGGGCCTGCGCAACGGTCGCTTCGTCACCGCCCGGGTCGTCGAAGCCGACGCCCGTGACGTCGCCCTCGACTTCAACCATCCCTACGCGGGGAAGACCCTGAAGATCCGACTGAAGGTCCTCAGCGTGGAGCCGCCGTCGAGGAGGAAGCGCGCGTGA
- a CDS encoding arginine deiminase-related protein — protein sequence MNTRIYAHADELKGFSIKNCPSMPTPTLALMCPPDHYDVSAPLNPYMAESVGKVDRARARAQWEELRAVFTRLGKTVQTIPAVAGLEDMVFCASQTLIGLTSRMEKVCLLSHMRHPSRRGEVGHFEGWFRAAGYRIARLDDPALTFEGMSDSVWHPGKRLLWGGYGFRTDPEVYPAVAQAFEAPVVTLKLVNERFYHLDTCFCPLTPEAVLIYPAAFSPESLEMILRLFPVVLAAEEREASRMVCNTAVIDSRTAVVPRGASNAILHMKALGLEIVESDVSEFVKSGGSVSSLKMLFF from the coding sequence ATGAACACGCGCATCTACGCGCATGCCGACGAGCTCAAGGGCTTCTCCATCAAGAACTGCCCTTCGATGCCCACGCCGACGCTCGCATTGATGTGCCCCCCCGACCACTACGACGTCTCCGCCCCGCTCAACCCGTACATGGCGGAGAGCGTAGGAAAGGTGGACCGCGCCCGCGCGCGGGCGCAGTGGGAAGAGCTGCGCGCGGTCTTCACCCGCCTGGGCAAGACCGTCCAGACGATCCCCGCGGTCGCCGGGCTCGAGGACATGGTCTTCTGCGCGAGCCAGACCCTCATCGGCCTGACCTCGCGGATGGAGAAGGTCTGTCTCCTCAGCCACATGCGCCATCCCTCCCGCCGGGGAGAGGTCGGCCACTTCGAGGGCTGGTTCAGGGCCGCCGGCTACCGCATCGCGCGCCTCGACGACCCCGCCCTGACTTTCGAGGGCATGAGCGACAGCGTCTGGCATCCCGGCAAGCGCCTGCTCTGGGGCGGCTACGGCTTCCGGACCGACCCGGAGGTCTACCCCGCGGTCGCCCAGGCCTTTGAAGCTCCGGTCGTGACGCTCAAGCTCGTCAATGAGCGCTTCTACCACCTCGACACCTGTTTCTGCCCGCTCACGCCCGAGGCGGTCCTGATCTACCCCGCCGCGTTCTCCCCGGAGAGCCTGGAGATGATCCTGCGCCTCTTCCCGGTCGTGCTCGCCGCCGAGGAGCGCGAGGCCTCTCGGATGGTCTGCAACACGGCCGTCATCGACTCGCGCACCGCGGTCGTCCCGCGGGGGGCCTCGAACGCCATCCTCCACATGAAGGCGCTCGGGCTCGAGATCGTGGAGTCCGACGTCTCCGAGTTCGTCAAGTCCGGCGGCTCGGTGTCCAGTCTCAAGATGCTCTTCTTCTGA